One Acidobacteriota bacterium genomic window, ATAATGAACCCCTTCCGGGCTCTTGAGTATAATCCCAAAGATTTTGATGCCGAATATTTAAACGAGATAGCTCCCAATTTTGCCATTGCCGTCGGTCTTGGGTTAAGGGAATTGGGGGATAAAGAATGATAAAGATAAACCTGTTACGAGAGGAGTTAGAGCCTCAGAAGAAACCGGCTGTTGAGGTTAGTCAGCAAAGGAGGAATCTGCTCTTCGTTTTGCTGGTGGTGGGAGCGGTTGCTTTTTTGGGATATCGTTGGTTTACCTTGAATAGCAGGTTGAACGAGATGAACCGGAGGATAAACTTGGCACAGAGGGAGAAGGCGAACTTGGCTACCATAATAGAGGAGGTTCATCGGTACGACCAGAGAAGGAAGGAACTGGAGAGGAAGCTCAATCTTATCCTTCAGCTCCAGAAAAACAGAACGGGACCGGTGGAGTTGTTAAAGGAGGTTGCCTATCTTCTGCCTCCCCAGCTTTGGTTTACCTCTTTGATTCAACGGGGCAATGCGGTTACCATCGAAGGGGATGCTATCTCTTACAATGCTATCGCCGATTTTCTTAAGAATTTGGATAGTTCTCCCTATGTAGCCAAAGGGAGCGTTGACCTTTTGGAAGCAGTGGAGGCAGCGGGGGGGATTAAAAGGTTTTCCTTGACCTTTGTCTTCACTATTCCTAAATCGTCTCAAGCGTCTTCGGTGGCTGAATAAGGAGGTAACTTATGGAATTCTCAAAACTTTCTCCCGGTGCTCAGATCGCGGTTATCAGCATTCTCCTGGTGGCTATGGTGCTTTCGGTACAGATGATGCTTTTCTCTAAGATGGAGAAGCAGATAAAGAGCAAGGAGGCGGAGCTTGAGGCTTTGAATAGGGAGATCCATCGAGGGAAGGTAACCGCGGCTAAACTCCAGGAGTTCAAGAGAGAAACGGAGAGGCTTGAGGCAAGGTTTAAGACTATGCTTCGCATCCTCCCCGAGCAGAAGGAGACGGAGGATCTGCTTCGTAAAGTCCAGAGTTTAGCCGTTGATTCCAATCTCCAGGTAATTCGGTTTGATCCCCAGCCTTTGGTGACCCGTGAATTTTATGCGGAGTATCCCATTGTTATGCAGCTGTCGGGTTCCTATTACAACCTGATCTCATTCTTTGAGAAGATAAGCAAGCTCCCCCGCATCATCAATATCGGCAACTTGGAGATAAGGGCAACGCCTCAAGGGGGGACGGTAAACACCAACTGTGTGGCAGTTACCTTTGTGTTTATTGGGTGAGCTTATCCAAGGGAGGTTAACTACGGTGGTAAGAAAAAGGATTATGATCACAGCCTTTTTAATGATTGGGTTTTTTATGCTGATAGCCACTGGTTTAAGCTCGCCCGCCTTTCAAGCTCAATCTGTGAAAAAGGAAAAGAAGCCGGCTCCTCCGCCTCAGACTTCTACGAAGGGGAAAGGGATAGAGAAAGTGAAGGAGGCGCTTGCTGCGAGGGAGAAGGAGCGGGAAAAGAGGCTCCGCTATAACATAGGATTAGCGCGGGACCCCTTCAGAAATCCGGTTGCTCCTACTGCGGGGAAGGGGAGGGGAAGACCTCCGGGCGAGAAAGGAATGCTTATTTCTGAGCTTCAGCTTGTTGGTATTGTGAAGAAGGGCAATGAATACATCGCCTTCTTCAATGGATCGGATAATGTGGGTTATTTCCTTCGGGTTAACGATCGGGTCTATGATGGATGGGTGAAGAAGATAGGCCCGGATTATGTTATCTTTGAGCAGGAAATAAACGACCCATACTCCCTTAAGAAGACCCGGGAGGTGGTTAAGAAACTTTATTCTGAGGGTGGAGGAAAGTAATGAGAAGGGGAAGATTATTGATATTCCTTTTAGCCCTCGCTCTGGTAGTAGCGGGCGGGGAAGGTTTGGCTCTTTGGAATGAGCAGAATGTGAAGATCACCTCGATTTCTGCCACCAAGGTTGCTTCTGGGACAGAGGTTACGATTATGGGGAATGCTCCCCTCCTTTATTCATATTATGTTCCTGCAGCTACTCCGGATCAACTTTTGGTCGACTTCCCCAACACCCTCCCTGCTGAGATCCCCCTTAAGATGGAGCCGAATACTCCTGAGGTGAAAAGAATAGAAGTGGAGAAGGTTTCTACTAAGGAGATGGAGCTTACCCGGGTGAAGATCCATTTTGCCCAGCCCTGTCAGTTTGAAGTTCGAGATGGGGGCAAGGAACTGAGGATATTTGTTCGACTTAAACCAGGTGAACCGGTAACGAAGAAGGAAGTAAAGCCTCAAGAAGTGGCTAAGCCGGTGATAAAGAAGAAGGAGAAAGAGGTTCCTTCTGCTCCCCCAACGTTGAAGAAGGAAGTAACAGGAGCTGGGCAAGCGAGGAATGTGAACAAGATCATCGCGAGGAAGGTGGATGATACGGTGGTGGTCTCCGTGCTTGGGGATGGCAGGTTTAAATTCAATAAATTTGAGCTTTCGAACCCACCGCGCTTGGTTTTGGATATAGAGGCGGTGAAAAAGTTAAGCAGGGATACAATTAAGGTAGATTCTCCTCTCCTATCCAGGGTAAGGAGTTCTCAATTCAAGTCTCAGCCCGTTCCCATAACCAGAGTGGTGCTCGATCTGGGGAAAGCGACGAGTTATGAGATAATTCCCGAAGCCAATGTTTTAAAGGTACTTTTGAGTCCTCTTCCTCCGGGGAAAAAGGTGGCTGTGCTGAGAAAAGAAGCAGAAAAGCCGGTAGTTCCTCCTCCCAAGAAGGAGAAAAAGACAGAAGTGGTTCCTCCCAAGAGGGTTGAGAAGGAGAAACTGGTTAAGAAGAAGGTAGTTCCTACAAAGATCGCGCCCCCCAAAGAGGAGAAGGTAGCTCTTCCTGCAGTAGCGAAGAAGCCGCTCGCGGAGAAAAAGGTAATCTCTCGTCCCACTGCTCCTTCCGTTTCGGAGAAGGTTGCCCCCAAGGAAGAGAAGAAGCCAAGTGAGCTCATCAGCCTCAAGTTCCGTGATGCTGATATAAGGGATGTGATCCGTCTTTTCGCTGATTTTACTGGGAAGAATTTCGTCATCGATCCTGGAGTATCGGGAAGGGTGACCGTGGTTTTGAACGATGTTCCTTGGGAGAAGGCGCTCGATATCATCTTACGGAATAATGATTTGGCTAAGGTCGAGGAGGAGGGAGTTTATTGGATCGCAACTGCTGCCAAAATAAAGGCGAGGGAAGATGCTCAGCGTGCTCTTGAGGAATCGAGGAAGTTAAGTGCCCCTCTGACCACCGCCACTCAGCGGATATCCTATGCCAAGGCGAGGGAGCTTGAGCCCATAGTACGGCAGAACCTTACCAAGCGTGGCACGGTAATCGTTGATGAGAGAACCAATACCCTCATCATCTCCGATATAGAGAGCAAGGTATCAGAGATCGTAAACCTGATAAAGAGCCTTGATGTCCCCACCAAGCAGGTTCTGATCTCAGCGAGGATAGTGGAATCTACTCAGGAGTTCATTCAGCGTTTGGGTGTTCAATGGGGGCTTAAGGCTGTGGGCGATGCCGCCCATGGGAATACTACTCAGTTTGTATTCCCTAATACCTATGTGGTTCAGGGTGCTACTGGGATTTCGAGCCAGATAAGCGATTATAAGGTTCCCTATGCGGTGAACCTGCCCATTACCCCCACTGCTGGTATTGGGATCAGCTTCGGCAATATCTTGAACAGTTTCAGGCTTGACGCTCAGCTTTTGGCAGCGGAACAGACCGGCGAGATAAGGGTTCTTTCTCGTCCTCGTGTAGCTACCCAGAGCAACAAGCAGGCGAAGATAGAAAGTGGTCAAGTTCTTCCTTACCAGACATATACCGAGATGATGGGTGCCATCACCCAGTTCCTGACCGCTACCCTTTCCCTCGCGGTGACCCCACAGATTACCGCTGAGAACACGGTGATGATGGACATAGAGATAAAGAACGACACGGTCGGTATCTCCTATCCTGGTGTCCATGGTTCACTCCTTCCCTCCAAGGCTACGCAATCCGCTACCTCAAGTATCTTGGTTGCCAATGGGGAGACAGCGGTTATTGGTGGTATTGCCACCCTGCGGACCGAGATTACCAGAGGAAGGGTCCCCTTGTTCCACCGGATCCCCATTTTAGGTTGGTTATTTAAGAGCAAGGACGAAAAACAGCAAAATAAAGAGCTGGTAATATTTATTACACCCTCGATTCTGAACCCTTAATGGGGAGCATTGCTCCCTTTTAGTGAGGATGGAGAGATGATGAAAAAAATTTGGTTGCTCCCAATGGTATTGCTTCCTCTTTTCTATCTCTGTTGGGGATGTACCGGTCAAAACAAGGAGGCATCTACTATAGCACCAGTGGTGTTGAGCGTTGATTCTATCACCCCTACCACCTCTCCTTTTGGAGATGTGGTAACAAATGGCGTGGCTTATGATGATACGGTTGAGGTGACCTTGTCCGATCACTTGAAGGATCCTGATGCTACCTCTGCCACCCATTTTGCCGATGTGATCGTTACCAGCTATCGGGTAAGCTTTACCCGGACCGATGGAGGAACTGCCGTTCCCAGTGGTTTTGAGCAGGCGATTACTTATCGGGTTCCCGCTAATGGGAGCACTACGATAACCGGCTTAGTGGTAGTGAAAGCCGATCAGAAACTGCAGGGTCCCCTTGGTTACTTGATATCTCTGGGGTATGATCCATCTACTGGCCTCCCCAGCATCTCCTGTAACATAACCATCGAGTTCACCGGAGTGACCGAGGCTGGTTATAAGGTTTATGCTAAAGGGAGCGTTCCTATAACCTTTGCCGACTACGCCGATTCCCAATAAGGAGGGAGAGATATGTTTCTTCGTAAGATGGCTAAAAACCTACTATGGGGGGTTGTTATATTCTCCCTGTTGTTTGTAGGGTGCAACAAGCTGAGCGAGCCTTCAAGCCCTACAGGACCGATAAACACAGGGATAAACGATCATTATTTCACCGGAGTTGGCGATCTTACTCTAACTGTGGAACCCACCAAAGGTACCGCTCCCTTGGATGTTATGGTAACGGTGACGATCACCACCGCTGCAAATGTACCACTGGCGGGTAATCAGGTTACTATCACCGCTACCTCCGGCATTTTCCCCAACTTCAGTAATACAATCACCCTCACCACTGACTCCGAAGGTAAGGTGGAGACCGTCCTTAACGATGTAACCCTTGACGGTACGATAGTGACCGCCTCT contains:
- the pilO gene encoding type 4a pilus biogenesis protein PilO, producing the protein MEFSKLSPGAQIAVISILLVAMVLSVQMMLFSKMEKQIKSKEAELEALNREIHRGKVTAAKLQEFKRETERLEARFKTMLRILPEQKETEDLLRKVQSLAVDSNLQVIRFDPQPLVTREFYAEYPIVMQLSGSYYNLISFFEKISKLPRIINIGNLEIRATPQGGTVNTNCVAVTFVFIG
- the pilQ gene encoding type IV pilus secretin PilQ gives rise to the protein MRRGRLLIFLLALALVVAGGEGLALWNEQNVKITSISATKVASGTEVTIMGNAPLLYSYYVPAATPDQLLVDFPNTLPAEIPLKMEPNTPEVKRIEVEKVSTKEMELTRVKIHFAQPCQFEVRDGGKELRIFVRLKPGEPVTKKEVKPQEVAKPVIKKKEKEVPSAPPTLKKEVTGAGQARNVNKIIARKVDDTVVVSVLGDGRFKFNKFELSNPPRLVLDIEAVKKLSRDTIKVDSPLLSRVRSSQFKSQPVPITRVVLDLGKATSYEIIPEANVLKVLLSPLPPGKKVAVLRKEAEKPVVPPPKKEKKTEVVPPKRVEKEKLVKKKVVPTKIAPPKEEKVALPAVAKKPLAEKKVISRPTAPSVSEKVAPKEEKKPSELISLKFRDADIRDVIRLFADFTGKNFVIDPGVSGRVTVVLNDVPWEKALDIILRNNDLAKVEEEGVYWIATAAKIKAREDAQRALEESRKLSAPLTTATQRISYAKARELEPIVRQNLTKRGTVIVDERTNTLIISDIESKVSEIVNLIKSLDVPTKQVLISARIVESTQEFIQRLGVQWGLKAVGDAAHGNTTQFVFPNTYVVQGATGISSQISDYKVPYAVNLPITPTAGIGISFGNILNSFRLDAQLLAAEQTGEIRVLSRPRVATQSNKQAKIESGQVLPYQTYTEMMGAITQFLTATLSLAVTPQITAENTVMMDIEIKNDTVGISYPGVHGSLLPSKATQSATSSILVANGETAVIGGIATLRTEITRGRVPLFHRIPILGWLFKSKDEKQQNKELVIFITPSILNP
- a CDS encoding PilN domain-containing protein, which codes for MIKINLLREELEPQKKPAVEVSQQRRNLLFVLLVVGAVAFLGYRWFTLNSRLNEMNRRINLAQREKANLATIIEEVHRYDQRRKELERKLNLILQLQKNRTGPVELLKEVAYLLPPQLWFTSLIQRGNAVTIEGDAISYNAIADFLKNLDSSPYVAKGSVDLLEAVEAAGGIKRFSLTFVFTIPKSSQASSVAE